The Puntigrus tetrazona isolate hp1 chromosome 3, ASM1883169v1, whole genome shotgun sequence genome contains a region encoding:
- the LOC122341796 gene encoding retinal cone rhodopsin-sensitive cGMP 3',5'-cyclic phosphodiesterase subunit gamma, with protein sequence MSSGNSCDSLSDSPVNSIRAAGPTTPRRGPPKFKQRMTRQFKSKPPKKGVKVFGDEIPGMDGLGTDITVVCPWEAFSHLELHELAQYGII encoded by the exons ATGAGCTCGGGAAATAGCTGCGACAGTCTCAGCGACTCACCTGTGAACTCGATAAGAGCGGCAGGACCAACAACACCCAGAAGAGGACCACCTAAATTCAAACAGAGAATGACAAGGCAATTCAAAAGCAAACCTCCCAAGAAGGGAGTCAAAGT ATTTGGAGATGAGATCCCAGGAATGGATGGTCTTGGCACTG ACATCACCGTGGTGTGTCCGTGGGAAGCCTTTAGCCATCTGGAGTTGCACGAGCTCGCCCAGTATGGTATTATTTGA